One window of the Bombus affinis isolate iyBomAffi1 chromosome 10, iyBomAffi1.2, whole genome shotgun sequence genome contains the following:
- the LOC126921044 gene encoding monocarboxylate transporter 12-like isoform X1 gives MAHATVSSSAEANRQDKKNASENIACTSMDYSVPSATKQPLPPDGGWGYIVVLASFLIHVIADGVTYSFGVFYLELLYYFEEGKGATAWIASILVGVTLCSGPISSLFVNKFGCRVVTIAGSILASACLLASMWARNIITLYFTIGIGTGLGFGLIYLPAIVSVTCYFEKYRSLATGIAVCGSGLGTLIFAPCLDYFIATYGWRGAILICSGIVLNCTVLGALFRPLRTDKRKKRSSTEKSSQNMKNNPGEYSNNLPNEEQSKKIYSVSFQKENNRAGLKSLSQPVLISNNVVQDSLENIHKEHPNLMQGYSEEIFHIHKSSTSLPNKIDYIKAGNKEFKISIDRKLNAFQEDVTISLLKDPVFILFTFSNFCTSIGFYVPYIYVLPQAEERGINKKDASYLLAIIGIANTVGRIILGYVSDKPWVNRLLIYNLCLTICGISTTLSAFCTSFASFTLYSSIFGFTSGAYVGLTSVILVDLLGLNHLTNAFGQLLLFQGFASLLGPPIAGWLYDVLQSYDPGFFTAGGMITISGLILFFIPTIQQKIHKNVNTQRTKNIINN, from the exons ATGGCACACGCGACTGTGAGCTCCTCCGCTGAGGCAAATAGGCAAGATAAAAAAAATGCAAGTGAAAATATCGCCTGTACCTCAATGGATTATTCAGTGCCATCAGCTACGAAGCAACCCTTACCACCGGACGGAGGATGGGGCTACATCGTAGTTCTAGCATCCTTTTTAATCCATGTAATTG CGGATGGAGTGACTTATTCGTTCGGTGTTTTTTATTTAGAACTTCTGTATTATTTCGAGGAGGGAAAAGGTGCAACTGCATGGATTGCGTCGATATTAGTCGGTGTTACTTTGTGCTCAG GTCCGATATCAAGTTTATTCGTAAATAAATTTGGATGCCGGGTTGTAACTATAGCTGGTTCGATATTGGCCAGTGCATGTTTATTGGCGAGTATGTGGGCTCgaaatattataacgttatactttacgaTCGGCATTGGAACag GACTAGGTTTTGGATTGATCTATTTACCTGCGATTGTCAGCGTGACATGTTACTTTGAAAAGTATCGGTCCCTTGCAACGGGAATCGCAGTATGCGGTTCTGGTTTAGGCACATTAATTTTTGCACCTTGCTTAGATTACTTTATAGCGACATACGGATGGCGAGGAGCGATTTTAATTTGTTCTGGAATCGTTCTGAACTGCACCGTTCTTGGAGCGCTTTTTAGGCCCCTTAGAACGGATAAACGAAAAAAGAGAAGTTCTACAGAG AAATCTTCACAGAACATGAAAAATAATCCTGGAGaatattcgaataatttaccTAATGAGGAACAAAGTAAAAAGATATACAGTGTGAGTTTTCAAAAGGAAAATAATCGTGCTGGTTTAAAGTCCCTGAGTCAACCTGTTTTGATCTCAAATAATGTGGTACAAGACAGTTTAGAGAATATTCATAAAGAACA CCCTAATTTAATGCAAGGATATAGCGAAGAAATCTTTCATATTCATAAGTCCTCTACAAGTTTACCTAATAAAATAGATTATATAAAAGCTGGTAATAAAGAATTTAAAATTAGTATTGACAGAAAGCTCAATGCCTTTCAAGAAGATGTAACCATTTCTCTATTAAAAGATCcagtatttatattatttactttCTCTAATTTCTGCACCAGTATTGGATTTTATGTACCATATATCTATGTATTG CCTCAAGCTGAAGAACGAGGAATTAATAAAAAGGATGCAAGTTATCTTCTTGCAATAATCGGAATTGCTAATACAGTTGGTCGTATAATCTTAGGATATGTTTCAGACAAGCCATGGGTTAATCgactattaatatataatttatgtcTTACTATATGTGGTATTT CTACAACTCTTAGTGCATTCTGCACATCTTTTGCCTCATTCACACTTTATTCCTCTATATTTGGATTCACGTCTGGCGCTTATGTTGGTCTTACATCTGTGATTTTAGTAGATTTATTGGGTTTAAATCATCTTACCAATGCTTTTGGACAGCTTTTACTATTTCAAGGTTTTGCATCACTTTTAGGACCACCCATTGCAG GATGGTTATATGATGTACTTCAATCTTATGATCCTGGATTTTTCACTGCTGGTGGTATGATAACTATTAGtggattaattttattttttatacctACAATTCAacaaaaaattcataaaaatgtaaatactcaaagaactaaaaatataataaataattaa
- the LOC126921052 gene encoding PITH domain-containing protein GA19395 isoform X1, which translates to MLIQMFADCFTMPHQCNCGVTHNDVELGVQYNLYQKIDVENIECLNEFEEATGATVFKPWENRLDRNKYVESDMDNELLFNIPFTGNIKLKGLIIIGGEDDLYPDKVKLYKNRPHMTFDDVATEPEQEFELCVDTMGVHEYSLKVVKFSSVHHLSLYFTGTERTDKIKLYYIGLKGEWTPSHHHGVTICTYELRPQMSDHPKGHNQDVNRTVS; encoded by the exons ATGTTAATACAAATGTTTGCAGATTGTTTTACAATGCCTCACCAATGTAATTGTGGTGTTACACACAATGATGTAGAATTAGgtgtacaatataatttatatcaaaAAATTGATGTAGAAAATATAGAATGTTTAAATGAATTTGAAGAAGCTACCGGAGCTACTGTATTTAAACCATGGGAAAATAGACTGGACAGAAATAAA tATGTTGAAAGTGATATGGATAATGAACTTCTATTTAACATTCC GTTTAcaggaaatataaaattaaaaggcCTTATTATTATTGGAGGAGAAGATGATTTGTATCCAGATAAAGTAAAATT gTATAAAAATAGGCCACATATGACATTTGATGATGTAGCTACAGAACCTGAACAAGAATTTGAATTATGTGTAGACACAATGGGAGTACATGAATATTCTCTTAA GGTGGTTAAATTCTCATCTGTACATCATTTAAGTTTGTACTTTACTGGTACTGAAAGAACAGATAAAATAAAACTTTATTATATCGGATTAAAAGGTGAATGGACACCTTCGCATCATCATGGTGTTACAATTTGTACCTATGAATTACGTCCTCAAATGAGTGATCATCCAAAAGGACATAACCAAGATGTTAATAGAACAGTTAGTTGa
- the LOC126921044 gene encoding monocarboxylate transporter 12-like isoform X2, with protein sequence MNSIMQLPIDELADGVTYSFGVFYLELLYYFEEGKGATAWIASILVGVTLCSGPISSLFVNKFGCRVVTIAGSILASACLLASMWARNIITLYFTIGIGTGLGFGLIYLPAIVSVTCYFEKYRSLATGIAVCGSGLGTLIFAPCLDYFIATYGWRGAILICSGIVLNCTVLGALFRPLRTDKRKKRSSTEKSSQNMKNNPGEYSNNLPNEEQSKKIYSVSFQKENNRAGLKSLSQPVLISNNVVQDSLENIHKEHPNLMQGYSEEIFHIHKSSTSLPNKIDYIKAGNKEFKISIDRKLNAFQEDVTISLLKDPVFILFTFSNFCTSIGFYVPYIYVLPQAEERGINKKDASYLLAIIGIANTVGRIILGYVSDKPWVNRLLIYNLCLTICGISTTLSAFCTSFASFTLYSSIFGFTSGAYVGLTSVILVDLLGLNHLTNAFGQLLLFQGFASLLGPPIAGWLYDVLQSYDPGFFTAGGMITISGLILFFIPTIQQKIHKNVNTQRTKNIINN encoded by the exons ATGAATAGTATAATGCAACTTCCTATTGACGAATTAG CGGATGGAGTGACTTATTCGTTCGGTGTTTTTTATTTAGAACTTCTGTATTATTTCGAGGAGGGAAAAGGTGCAACTGCATGGATTGCGTCGATATTAGTCGGTGTTACTTTGTGCTCAG GTCCGATATCAAGTTTATTCGTAAATAAATTTGGATGCCGGGTTGTAACTATAGCTGGTTCGATATTGGCCAGTGCATGTTTATTGGCGAGTATGTGGGCTCgaaatattataacgttatactttacgaTCGGCATTGGAACag GACTAGGTTTTGGATTGATCTATTTACCTGCGATTGTCAGCGTGACATGTTACTTTGAAAAGTATCGGTCCCTTGCAACGGGAATCGCAGTATGCGGTTCTGGTTTAGGCACATTAATTTTTGCACCTTGCTTAGATTACTTTATAGCGACATACGGATGGCGAGGAGCGATTTTAATTTGTTCTGGAATCGTTCTGAACTGCACCGTTCTTGGAGCGCTTTTTAGGCCCCTTAGAACGGATAAACGAAAAAAGAGAAGTTCTACAGAG AAATCTTCACAGAACATGAAAAATAATCCTGGAGaatattcgaataatttaccTAATGAGGAACAAAGTAAAAAGATATACAGTGTGAGTTTTCAAAAGGAAAATAATCGTGCTGGTTTAAAGTCCCTGAGTCAACCTGTTTTGATCTCAAATAATGTGGTACAAGACAGTTTAGAGAATATTCATAAAGAACA CCCTAATTTAATGCAAGGATATAGCGAAGAAATCTTTCATATTCATAAGTCCTCTACAAGTTTACCTAATAAAATAGATTATATAAAAGCTGGTAATAAAGAATTTAAAATTAGTATTGACAGAAAGCTCAATGCCTTTCAAGAAGATGTAACCATTTCTCTATTAAAAGATCcagtatttatattatttactttCTCTAATTTCTGCACCAGTATTGGATTTTATGTACCATATATCTATGTATTG CCTCAAGCTGAAGAACGAGGAATTAATAAAAAGGATGCAAGTTATCTTCTTGCAATAATCGGAATTGCTAATACAGTTGGTCGTATAATCTTAGGATATGTTTCAGACAAGCCATGGGTTAATCgactattaatatataatttatgtcTTACTATATGTGGTATTT CTACAACTCTTAGTGCATTCTGCACATCTTTTGCCTCATTCACACTTTATTCCTCTATATTTGGATTCACGTCTGGCGCTTATGTTGGTCTTACATCTGTGATTTTAGTAGATTTATTGGGTTTAAATCATCTTACCAATGCTTTTGGACAGCTTTTACTATTTCAAGGTTTTGCATCACTTTTAGGACCACCCATTGCAG GATGGTTATATGATGTACTTCAATCTTATGATCCTGGATTTTTCACTGCTGGTGGTATGATAACTATTAGtggattaattttattttttatacctACAATTCAacaaaaaattcataaaaatgtaaatactcaaagaactaaaaatataataaataattaa
- the LOC126921052 gene encoding PITH domain-containing protein GA19395 isoform X2, translating to MPHQCNCGVTHNDVELGVQYNLYQKIDVENIECLNEFEEATGATVFKPWENRLDRNKYVESDMDNELLFNIPFTGNIKLKGLIIIGGEDDLYPDKVKLYKNRPHMTFDDVATEPEQEFELCVDTMGVHEYSLKVVKFSSVHHLSLYFTGTERTDKIKLYYIGLKGEWTPSHHHGVTICTYELRPQMSDHPKGHNQDVNRTVS from the exons ATGCCTCACCAATGTAATTGTGGTGTTACACACAATGATGTAGAATTAGgtgtacaatataatttatatcaaaAAATTGATGTAGAAAATATAGAATGTTTAAATGAATTTGAAGAAGCTACCGGAGCTACTGTATTTAAACCATGGGAAAATAGACTGGACAGAAATAAA tATGTTGAAAGTGATATGGATAATGAACTTCTATTTAACATTCC GTTTAcaggaaatataaaattaaaaggcCTTATTATTATTGGAGGAGAAGATGATTTGTATCCAGATAAAGTAAAATT gTATAAAAATAGGCCACATATGACATTTGATGATGTAGCTACAGAACCTGAACAAGAATTTGAATTATGTGTAGACACAATGGGAGTACATGAATATTCTCTTAA GGTGGTTAAATTCTCATCTGTACATCATTTAAGTTTGTACTTTACTGGTACTGAAAGAACAGATAAAATAAAACTTTATTATATCGGATTAAAAGGTGAATGGACACCTTCGCATCATCATGGTGTTACAATTTGTACCTATGAATTACGTCCTCAAATGAGTGATCATCCAAAAGGACATAACCAAGATGTTAATAGAACAGTTAGTTGa
- the LOC126921032 gene encoding zinc finger CCCH domain-containing protein 13-like: MSKSNIRKITVDPTKCNTDSRRPSVFERLGTKPAVTAGQNSSDYCRNWALNGSCSYGKNCKYANTHTLISPSKRAKKDNAIASTAGLIEDPFKRLTSKIIKKPSHSPDLNLEEWNQTDLEYEDEKVLERRRQLLQRELELQMKKDKEVHGKDKVRQKKKAMTSSSSSHTSSTSSSSSSSSSEDSSSSSTSDSRKKVKKIKSKRHHSGSTDYDEDKEKRRKLKLKRLGTKNEKPSVKKKRKFESSSTKKEISARSAKKYSSSTTSKKHSSMPRTRSPAIQASTAVTSTTTAVLGSSVSVPHHGTSSKVRERNRSESPKAVKARDMDKEDRHYKKVRDVDELSKDNAKNKPFDKVKEQDKEKSRAIDEKIKTNERLKVKCKDKDIRSRTPPTSERSKHQHSKETISTKTRRSRTPEKSSRSKRELTPPKTQDRQLSTNRSRDTEKKDRESHKSDKTKDREDIRKNEQNNRTRQVSNQEESHRRIGKEFDDKTYLGEKTRQKSRERRDKEHTRDERGHSRLARDQRDARDKDKEDLQERCRERPRERDRDRDRDRERDRERERDRDRDRDRDRDRDRDRDRDRDRDRDRDREKESIKARDRDVPPLVTTSLSLTTDKSSRYSRDKERIVMKDNAFEKNGTRERRSDRERERSETKTLSDRDRTSQRIDSRYDRNTVDKDTPARKTGVNSPRDRVDRFPRERSLDRTSLLDKGVHNVPPLPQAPSLPAVQSSIASSSSSSAPPTLSSSRDNLIDRIDIGHYDRERHRRFSTRYDRNHTSEHDQSRVTPTKVDRLIERRETSPRRTIEIDRNYNRNYGRLSEHWDEQDEASSHLDYRDHHVHEDDRRKTVDGRRYDSPFDERRGIREERSRESRYVVQTTDRTSFDDHRHHHHHHRHPLYPGEKLRSNTSIRDENVPNDDWDSHHRDVEHGRERAYGPVDWEEREWRVRGLWDSRDSLPRSEVHDDDWNSRYDNSVSDWKSSDSRKWDNQSVHIRGHYRNDRSKELEIAESTSHNKRRTYNSSETRDECTVHSSKQASLYGSMKEEPINKKLMELAEGKLSTTREKSTDTFQKKAVSKEKSETKETITSESKRTCIDESLQTLHTESDLSDISDDPDDILNMEDITDIDANKTRVTKKTPDTIQRDGQLTTQEADLSSPKETIEETVFNTKGKDNTDAMSFRNMEDENMETMDFEEISDGELEEDIKTSGKGLGDALGVDWESLVKETQPRKSTSCNQNSENRWQCKAILHRVGVSAKYAGEDVMKKLAKKYGKDDHSELFFHNVAFMHTALARNRLLRDLNNDMLPTVDDFLYRNNNVNIDEDVDYDLEVLRPCTALYEEAKCLLQQAV, from the exons ATGTCAAAATCAAACATAAGGAAGATAACGGTTGACCCTACGAAATGTAATACAGACTCTCGTCGACCAAGTGTGTTTGAGAGGTTGGGGACCAAACCAGCAGTTACTGCCGGCCAAAATTCGTCGGATTATTGTAGAAACTGGGCACTAAACGGCAGCTGTTCGTATGGAAAAAATTGCAA ATATGCAAATACTCACACATTAATAAGTCCGTCCAAGCGTGCCAAAAAGGATAATGCTATTGCAAGTACAGCAGGA CTTATTGAGGATCCGTTTAAAAGGCTTACTTCTAAGATCATAAAAAAGCCATCTCATAGCCCTGATTTAAATTTGGAAGAGTGGAATCAAACAGATTTGGAATACGAGGACGAAAAAGTCTTAGAAAGACGTAGACAGTTGTTACAGCGTGAACTAGAACTACAAATGAAGAAAGATAAAGAGGTTCATGGGAAAGATAAAGTGAGACAGAAAAAAAAGGCTATGACTTCTTCCTCTAGTTCTCATACTTCAAGTACAtctagcagtagtagtagttcTAGCAGTGAAGATTCATCTTCTAGTTCAACATCTGATTCACGTAAAAAAGTTAAAAAGATTAAATCTAAACGGCATCATAGTGGATCTACTGACTATGATgaagataaagaaaaaagaaggaa ATTAAAATTGAAAAGGCTTGGAACAAAAAATGAAAAACCATCAGTGAAGAAAAAACGTAAGTTTGAAAGTAGTTCCACAAAAAAGGAGATTAGTGCTAGATCTGCGAAGAAATACAGTTCATCTACAACATCCAAGAAACATTCTTCCATGCCTCGTACAAGGTCACCAGCAATACAAGCTTCTACAGCAGTAACATCAACGACAACTGCAGTATTAGGTTCCTCTGTATCTGTGCCTCATCATGGAACATCTAGTAAAGTTAGAGAGAGAAATAGAAGTGAATCCCCCAAAGCAGTAAAAGCTAGAGATATGGATAAAGAAGATAGACATTACAAGAAAGTGAGAGATGTAGATGAATTATCTAAAGATAATGCTAAGAATAAACCTTTTGATAAAGTCAAAGAACAGGATAAAGAAAAAAGTCGTGCAATAgacgaaaaaataaaaacaaacgaAAGATTAAAGGTGAAATGTAAGGATAAAGATATACGTTCTAGAACACCTCCGACATCCGAAAGATCGAAACACCAACATTCAAAAGAAACGATTTCAACGAAAACTCGCCGTAGTCGTACACCTGAAAAGTCATCAAGATCCAAAAGAGAACTCACGCCGCCAAAAACTCAAGATAGACAGCTTTCTACAAACAGATCTCGAGATACGGAAAAAAAAGATCGCGAATCACATAAAAGTGATAAAACTAAAGACAGGGAGGACATAAgaaaaaatgaacaaaataaTAGAACTAGACAGGTATCGAATCAAGAAGAAAGCCATAGAAGGATCGGCAAAGAGTTTGATGATAAAACTTATTTAGGAGAAAAGACTCGCCAAAAGAGCAGAGAACGGCGTGATAAAGAGCATACGAGGGATGAACGTGGGCATTCGAGGCTTGCTCGAGATCAACGAGATGCTCgtgataaagataaagaagatCTACAAGAACGTTGTCGTGAACGACCACGGGAAAGAGATCGTGATCGAGATAGAGATCGAGAACGTGATCGTGAacgagagagagatagagatagagatcgCGATCGTGATAGAGATCGGGATCGTGATAGGGATCGCGATCGCGATCGAGATCGAGACCGTGACAGAGAAAAAGAATCAATAAAAGCAAGAGATAGAGATGTACCGCCTTTAGTTACAACGTCGTTAAGTTTAACAACGGATAAAAGTTCACGTTATAGTCGGGATAAAGAACGAATAGTGATGAAGGATAATGCCTTTGAGAAAAATGGAACTCGAGAACGTAGAAGCgatagagaaagagaacgaTCCGAAACGAAAACTCTTTCTGATAGGGATAGAACATCTCAGCGTATTGATAGTAGATACGATAGAAATACTGTAGATAAAGATACACCAGCTCGTAAAACTGGTGTAAATTCACCTAGGGATCGTGTTGATCGCTTTCCACGAGAAAGATCTTTGGATAGAACATCGTTGCTCGATAAAGGTGTGCACAATGTTCCACCATTGCCACAAGCTCCTTCTTTACCAGCCGTTCAGTCTTCTATAGCATCTTCATCGTCTTCATCCGCACCGCCTACGTTGTCAAGTTCGCGAGATAATTTAATTGACAGAATAGATATCGGGCACTATGATCGCGAAAGACACAGACGATTTAGTACAAGATATGATCGAAATCATACATCTGAACACGATCAATCACGCGTTACACCAACCAAAGTTGATCGTTTAATCGAAAGACGTGAGACTAGTCCACGACGAACAATTGAAATAGACAGAAACTATAATAGAAACTATGGGCGTTTATCAGAACATTGGGACGAACAGGACGAAGCGTCTTCACATTTAGATTATCGTGATCACCATGTTCATGAAGATGATAGAAGAAAAACTGTTGACGGAAGGAGATATGATAGTCCGTTTGATGAAAGACGCGGAATTCGTGAAGAAAGATCCCGGGAATCTAGATATGTTGTTCAAACTACTGATAGAACTTCATTTGATGATCATCgacatcatcatcatcatcacagACATCCACTTTATCCTGGAGAGAAGTTAAGAAGTAACACCTCTATACG GGACGAAAATGTTCCTAACGATGATTGGGATAGTCATCATCGTGATGTAGAACACGGCAGAGAACGAGCTTATGGACCTGTTGATTGGGAAGAAAGAGAATGGCGAGTAAGAGGATTATGGGACAGCAGAGATAGTCTCCCTCGGTCAGAAGTGCATGATGATGATTGGAATTCTCGATATGATAATTCTGTGTCAGATTGGAAATCAAGTGACTCTCGAAAGTGGGATAATCAATCAGTGCATATTCGAGGCCATTATAGAAACGATCGATCTAAGGAATTAGAAATAGCAGAATCCACATCACATAA TAAAAGACGAACTTATAACAGTTCTGAAACTAGAGATGAATGTACAGTTCATAGTTCTAAACAAGCATCTTTATATGGTAGTATGAAAGAAGAACCTATTAATAAAAAGTTAATGGAGCTTGCAGAAGGGAAATTATCTACAACTCGAGAGAAATCTACAGATACTTTTCAAAAGAAGGCTGTTTCAAAAGAAAAATCCGAAACGAAGGAAACTATTACCTCTGAATCAAAACGTACTTGCATCGATGAGTCTTTGCAGACACTTCATACTGAAAGCGATCTCAGTGACATTAGTGATGATCCAGATGACATATTAAATATGGAAGATATCACA GATATTGATGCAAATAAAACACGAGTAACTAAGAAAACtcctgatactatacaacgagaTGGTCAGTTAACAACTCAAGAGGCAGATCTGTCATCTCCAAAAGAAACTATAGAGGAAACAGTCTTTAACACAAAAGGGAAAGATAATACTGATGCAATGTCCTTTag AAATATGGAAGACGAAAATATGGAAACTATGGACTTTGAAGAAATTTCTGATGGTGAATTAGAGGAAGACATCAAAACGAGTGGTAAAGGTTTAGGCGATGCTTTAGGAGTTGACTGGGAAAGTCTTGTTAAAGAAACACAACCTCGCAAATCTACATCATGCAATCAGAATTCAGAAAATCGCTGGCAATGCAAAGCAATTTTGCATAGAGTTGGCGTCTCTGCGAAATACGCAGGCGAAGATGTAATGAAGAAACTGGCAAAAAAATATGGAAAAGACG ATCATTCAGAATTGTTTTTCCATAATGTTGCATTTATGCATACAGCACTTGCACGAAATCGTTTGCTACGTGACTTAAACAATGATATGCTACCTACAGTGGATGATTTTCTGTACag gaataataatgtaaatattGATGAGGATGTGGATTACGATTTAGAAGTTTTAAGACCTTGTACAGCTTTATATGAAGAAGCAAAATGTTTATTACAACAGGCAGTATGA